CCTACCGGCGACCCGCCCCCGCAGGAGTTGCTCCTGCCCGGGCAGGGGCCCATACGCCCTCAGGACATAGCCCCGGCCGCCGACACCCCTCCTCTAGTGGAGGCAGCGTCGGAACCGGGCGAGGTCCTCATGCGCGAGAGCGAGGTGGTGCTGCGCGACGGCACGGCTATTCGCCTGCGGCCCGTCCGCCCCGAGGACGAGGAGGCGCTGCTGCAGTTCTACCTGGGCCTCTCCCGGGAGTCCCTCTTCTTTCGCTTCTTCACGCCGGTGAAGGACGTGACCCTGGTCCGCTGGCTGCGGAAAGTGGTGCGCGTTCCTCCCAGCCTGGGCCTGGGGGTGCTGGCCACCTTCGGCGACCCGCCGCGGGTGATCGGTCACGCCCTCTATCACCGCACCGACCACGACCGGGCCGAGGCCGCCTTTGCCGTGGCCGACGACTTCCAGGGAAAGGGCGTCGGCACCCTCATGCTGGGACTGCTGGCGGAAGCGGCGTCCAGGCAGGGCATCCGCCTGTTCGAGGGGACGGTCCTGCCGGAGAACCGTCGCATGCTGGACGTGTTCCGCGAGGCCGGGTTCCCGGTGGAGGCCCGCGCCGAGCCGGGGCAGTTGCGGGTGACCTTCCCCACCGAGTTGACGGAGGAGGCTCTCGCGCGCTTCGAGCGGCGGGAGCAACTGGCATCTAGGGCCGCAGTGGGCCGATTTCTGGAGCCACAGGCCGTCGCGGTCATCGGCGCCTCGAGGCAGCGTGGCACCATAGGCGGAGAGCTGTTCCGCAACCTGCTCGACTACGGCTTCCGTGGGCCCGTCTATCCGGTGAACCCCAACGCCAGGGTAGTCCAGAGCGTGGTGGCCTACCCGTCGGTGGAGGAGGTGCCCGGGCCGTCGGACCTGGCCGTGGTCGTGACGCCTGCAGACCAGGTGGTGGAAGTGGCCCGCCAGTGCGCCAGGAAGGGCGTCCGGGCGCTGGTGGTCATCTCGGCCGGCTTCGCCGAGGCGGGCGAAGAAGGGCGCCGCCGCCAGGAGGAGCTGCTGCGGGTCTGCCGAGCATCGGGCATCCGCCTCATCGGCCCCAACTGCATGGGCATCGCCAACACCGACCCGGAGGTGCGACTGAACGCCACTTTCGCCCCCTCGCCGCCCCGCCGGGGACGGGTGGGCTTCATGACCCAGAGCGGTGCCCTGGGCCTGGCCATCATTGAGCAGGCCAACCGCCTGGGCATCGGCCTGTCCAGCTTCGTCTCGGTGGGGAACAAGGCGGACATCTCCGGCAACGACCTGCTCAACTACTGGGAGGAGGACCCCAACACCGACGTCATCCTGCTCTATCTGGAGTCCTTCGGCAACCCACGCAAGTTCTCGCGCATCGCTCGCCGGGTGGGGCGGCGTAAGCCCATCGTGGCCGTCAAGAGCGGCCGCACGCCGGCCGGCATGCGCGGGGCGTCCTCTCATACGGGGGCGATGCTGGCCGCCTCGGACGCCACGGTGGAGGCGCTTTTCCGCCAGACAGGGGTCATCCGCACCGATACGCTGGAGGAGATGTTCGACGTGGCGGCGTTGCTCGCGAGCCAGCCAC
The genomic region above belongs to Dehalococcoidia bacterium and contains:
- a CDS encoding GNAT family N-acetyltransferase: MTGDVPTGDPPPQELLLPGQGPIRPQDIAPAADTPPLVEAASEPGEVLMRESEVVLRDGTAIRLRPVRPEDEEALLQFYLGLSRESLFFRFFTPVKDVTLVRWLRKVVRVPPSLGLGVLATFGDPPRVIGHALYHRTDHDRAEAAFAVADDFQGKGVGTLMLGLLAEAASRQGIRLFEGTVLPENRRMLDVFREAGFPVEARAEPGQLRVTFPTELTEEALARFERREQLASRAAVGRFLEPQAVAVIGASRQRGTIGGELFRNLLDYGFRGPVYPVNPNARVVQSVVAYPSVEEVPGPSDLAVVVTPADQVVEVARQCARKGVRALVVISAGFAEAGEEGRRRQEELLRVCRASGIRLIGPNCMGIANTDPEVRLNATFAPSPPRRGRVGFMTQSGALGLAIIEQANRLGIGLSSFVSVGNKADISGNDLLNYWEEDPNTDVILLYLESFGNPRKFSRIARRVGRRKPIVAVKSGRTPAGMRGASSHTGAMLAASDATVEALFRQTGVIRTDTLEEMFDVAALLASQPPPKGPRVGIITNGGGPGILCADACEAEGLQVPSLDEATQTRLRSFLPPEASVHNPVDMIASATAQQYRQAIEAVAADPNVDALIVIFVPPLVTQAADVAREVMAAVRALGGAKPVASVFMSARGVPELLQDGDLRVPSYAFPESAARAMAHAARYGQWRARPLDYPPRPPDICRDEALALVAAALARGGGWLSPAEVEKLLACYGIPLVAQRIVPDPHAAGQAAEELGGPVALKAIAPGVVHKTEVGGVVLDLRGREAVTEEAVRMQERLERAGFRVEAFLVQAMAPPGTEMLVGAVEDPQFGPVVVCGAGGVLAEALGDISVRLAPLTLSDAREMVRELRTYRVLTAQRGAPPADTAALEDLVLRVGVLADDLPQIAEMDLNPVRVYERGLLVLDARVRVAPVQPPSLLARR